The nucleotide window TAATATTTTCTTCTCTATCTCGTTAAACTATTATCATTCCCTAACCTAATCTATTGCTTAATTGCCGTTTACCTAATTAACCAAATATCGTGGAACTTTCGCCCCAAGACCTCTGGACACAAGTTCTAGAACGTCTCCAGAGTCGTTTACCTCGTCCTGCCTTTGACACTTGGATCGGGACTGCTAAAATTGAACAGTTGACTCCACAATATCTAGTCATCTGTGCGGCTAATCCTTTTATTCTCAATCATTTACAAAAAAATTACCTTCAAATTATTGCTGATGTTGTCGAAGAGATTCTCGGTTATTCTATAGATATTCAACTGACTTCGACTCAAGGAGAAAACATAGCTATAGTTGGGGAGACACAAGTGTCTGCTTATTATCCCACCCTATCCGGTGAACATCCTAAACCGATTAAACTTAATCCTAAATATACCTTTTCTCGTTTTGTCGTCGGGTCAAATAATCGTTTAGCCCATGCTGCTACTCTAGCAGTGGCTGAGTCTCCCGGACGAGAATTTAATCCTTTATTTTTGTGTGGTGGGGTAGGATTAGGTAAAACCCATCTCATGCAAGCGATCGCCCATTATCGTCTCCAGATGTATCCTGATTCTAAGGTTTTTTATGTGTCTACCGAACAATTTACCAATGATTTAATTACGGCTATTCGTCAAGATAGTCTCCAAAGTTTTCGAGAACATTATCGAACGGCAGATATTTTATTAGTGGATGATATTCAGTTTATTGAGGGGAAAGAATACACTCAAGAGGAATTTTTTCATACTTTTAATACTTTACATGAAGCCGGTAAACAGGTGGTGATTGCTTCTGATCGACCTCCTAAACAAATTCCCACCCTAGAAGATCGTCTTATTTCTCGGTTTTCGATGGGATTAATTGCCGATATTCAAGTTCCAGATTTAGAAACCCGCATGGCTATTTTACAGAAAAAAGCCGAGTATGAAAATATGCGTCTTCCCAGGGAGGTGATTGAATATATTGCTACTCATTATACGTCTAATATTCGAGAATTAGAGGGGGCATTAATTCGGGCAATTACTTATATTTCGATTTCGGGTTTATCGATGACGGTAGAAAATCTAGCACCGGTTTTAAATCCTCCTGTAGAAAGAGGGGAAGTTACTCCGGAACTCATTTTAAATATTATCGCTGAAACTTATAAGGTTTCTGTGGAAGATTTAAAGGGAAATTCTCGCCGCCGAGAGATTAGTTTAGCCCGACAAATCGGAATGTATTTAATGCGTCAACATACGGATTTAAGTTTACCGAGAATTGGGGAAGAATTTGGCGGTAAAGATCATACAACGGTGATGTATAGTTATGACAAGATTAATCAACTCCAAAAGAAGGATTTAGATCTTTCTCAAACTCTATCTCAATTAAGCGATCGCATTCATTTAGCCAGTCGAACTCAAAAGACAACTTAGGGAAAGGAGGCAGAGGGCAAAAAACCTTATATTTCTTATCGGTTTGGTTAAGTTAACCCTTTAATTTTATTTTTTTGGGTTTATCCCTCTTGTTTGTTTATTTCTCTATTTAATCTACAATAGACTAGAGTTAATTCATTTTTAAAGAGGATTTATGTCTTCTATTTATACCCTTTGGAAAT belongs to Gloeothece citriformis PCC 7424 and includes:
- the dnaA gene encoding chromosomal replication initiator protein DnaA, whose amino-acid sequence is MELSPQDLWTQVLERLQSRLPRPAFDTWIGTAKIEQLTPQYLVICAANPFILNHLQKNYLQIIADVVEEILGYSIDIQLTSTQGENIAIVGETQVSAYYPTLSGEHPKPIKLNPKYTFSRFVVGSNNRLAHAATLAVAESPGREFNPLFLCGGVGLGKTHLMQAIAHYRLQMYPDSKVFYVSTEQFTNDLITAIRQDSLQSFREHYRTADILLVDDIQFIEGKEYTQEEFFHTFNTLHEAGKQVVIASDRPPKQIPTLEDRLISRFSMGLIADIQVPDLETRMAILQKKAEYENMRLPREVIEYIATHYTSNIRELEGALIRAITYISISGLSMTVENLAPVLNPPVERGEVTPELILNIIAETYKVSVEDLKGNSRRREISLARQIGMYLMRQHTDLSLPRIGEEFGGKDHTTVMYSYDKINQLQKKDLDLSQTLSQLSDRIHLASRTQKTT